The Lutibacter profundi region TTGGTGGTACATTTATAGAAATTCAACTTTTTGGTGATAGTTTCGACGATAGTCAAAAAGCTGCTATTGAGTTTTGTACTACGAATAAAAAAGCTTTTGTACACCCATTTGATGATTTAGAAGTAATAGCAGGACAGGGAACAGTTGGGCTAGAAATTTTGAATGAAAGCTCTAGTTCTATTGATTATTTATTTCTCCCTGTTGGCGGAGGTGGTTTAGCATCTGGTATGTCAACTGTATTTAATGTATTAAGTCCAAAAACTAAAATAGTTGGTGTAGAACCAAAAGGAGCGCCATCATTAACTACGTCATTAAAAAACAAAAAAAATACAACACTTTTAGAAATTGATAATTTTGTTGATGGAGCTGCCGTAAAGCGAATGGGAGAATTAACTTTTGAATTTTGTAAAGAGTTGTTGGATGATACCAATACCATTTGCGAAGGGCTTATTTGTTCAACCATTTTAAAAGTATATAACGAAAATGCGATGGTAGTTGAGCCAGCAGGAGCATTATCTATAGCAGCTCTTGAAGACTACAAAGAGGAGATAAAAGGGAAAACAGTAGTTTGTGTGGTAAGTGGAGGTAATAACGATATTACCCGAATGGAGGAAATAAAAGAGCGCGCCTTATTTTATGAGGGTTTAAAACATTATTTTATCATAAAATTCCCTCAACGTGCAGGCGCTTTAAAGGAATTTGTGGTAGATGTATTGGGACCAAATGATGATATTGCTTATTTTGAATATACCAAAAAGCACAATAGAGATAAAGGGCCAGCAGTTGTTGGAATTGAATTAGATTCAAAAGATGATTTTGAACCTTTAGTAGAAAGAATGAAGCAAAAAGGATTTTTAGGTGAATATTTAAATGAAAAGCCTGAATTATTTCAATTTAT contains the following coding sequences:
- the ilvA gene encoding threonine ammonia-lyase IlvA encodes the protein MKITTKNSISLEKIYKAQQNIKGVVEQTPLVFMKNFSERYQAKIYFKREDLQVVRSYKIRGAYNKIQSLTKEDLKNGIVCASAGNHAQGVAYACQKLKVYGTIFMPVTTPHQKIDQVKMFGGTFIEIQLFGDSFDDSQKAAIEFCTTNKKAFVHPFDDLEVIAGQGTVGLEILNESSSSIDYLFLPVGGGGLASGMSTVFNVLSPKTKIVGVEPKGAPSLTTSLKNKKNTTLLEIDNFVDGAAVKRMGELTFEFCKELLDDTNTICEGLICSTILKVYNENAMVVEPAGALSIAALEDYKEEIKGKTVVCVVSGGNNDITRMEEIKERALFYEGLKHYFIIKFPQRAGALKEFVVDVLGPNDDIAYFEYTKKHNRDKGPAVVGIELDSKDDFEPLVERMKQKGFLGEYLNEKPELFQFMI